The stretch of DNA ATATGCTGCAGCGAGGAGAGCAGCTCCAATTCCTGCTCCATCTTCTGAAACCCTAAGAACAACGTTTTGGGCAATCTCCTGCCCCAGTATGTCTGTGATGGCTTCATTCATATATACTCTAAACATGGAATAATTAGTATAAAGCCCTCTCTCGATTGCCACGACCGTTCTCCTTGGTTTGCCTTTGGTTCTTCCACTCGCCACACCGCCACTCCCATCTCGTCCTATTTTCTTTAATATGCCAATTATCCCCGCTGCAGCTAACCGAGCAGCTCTTCTGGTAACCACGTCGCAAACTCTCACGACAATCATTTTTGCTTTCAAAGATAGACCGGTCGTCTGACAAGATCCAGCAGACACTGTTAATGATTTCAACAGAGAGAGCTATGATTGAGAATGCTAACTAGAGGAACCAATGATGCATGTACCTGCAAACTCTCTTCGAGTATCCTTCCAACTTCTCTCAAGTCAGGAGAATCATCTTCATGCATGGTAGCCATCAAAGGTGTCCTGAATTATAGAGATGGGAAGTTATGACCTCAATATCGTCAactttttgttattttatgaCACGGTTTAAAGAAACAAATTAGATGTCCGTAGCATATTTAACGTATGCTATGAGGAAATCTGAGAGGAGAAAGCAAACATGGATTACATACATTTTATTTACCAAGTTTCAAATTCAATGATTGAGATACAGACTTGAAAATTATGATTGTTGTTCCAAATAAGAGATATCAGCAAGGCACAGTAGGTCCCAACTCCTGAGTAGCAGTAACACTAGTTATCACAATTAATAAAGGCATCATTTATTCAGGGAAGAATAATGTCTGATGTTTACTGATGATAACTGCCCTCCCAAATTCATTCTGTGAACCTAACTGCAGGTTATCAAGAACAAGGACTCATCATCAAAATGACTTTGTCCATAATTGTGTGTTACAGATGTTCCAGAAGAAGTGTGTGAAAAGGACCAATAGTACAAAAATTCTACAGAAGCACCATAAAATTTACCAGTTTTGtacattaagttggaaatgacatTAAGAAGGCTATATATGAAGTGATGAAACAAGAACCAGAAACAGAGGAAGCACATTACTGGTCAAcatgaagtcaccacaaaaggatGACTAACTGTAACAATTCATAGAGTGACCATACAAGTCTTGGTTAATGCAAAGTAAAGGTTATCGAAAGCGTTCAAGCTATGATCAATGTTAAAattattctttaaaagaaaccaaACAAACAGCCAAATGCTGTTTTAACAAAGCACCAAaatgagcaaaaaaaaaagtttccaTTATTACATACATACAAATACTTGCAGCTAATCAAATAACAGAGGAAGTTGCACATAttacctctattttttttttcgatataatgacagcaccatacccagaGAATATCACAATTATGTTGAAATGgattaaacaaaagaaaagaaacttaCTTTATTAGAAGTacaatttcttttaatttttcataaattttttggcttcaatgtAATTGAAGGCATCTTGCCTTGGTAGTATCAGGAATAAGCAAGATATCAAATGTGATTTTCTCAAGACCTTATCGTCTTTTGTTTCATCCAATAATGCAAAAGAGGAACAACCAAGTGAAGTTGCTACTATAAACAAGGATATCTGCAAGAATGGATGCTCTAAGACCAACACCTTACCTCAAAATAAATGGTACAGAGAGATGATGAGCAGAATCTCCAAAAATATCTGACACCTCTGCAATCCTATGAAGAACCCTTCTAACGATTTCACCCAAATACATCCCTGAAATCATTTTTTCATACCCCTAAAAGCAAGGGAAAGCATGTCAAATAGCTTCTCGATTGAAGAAATTGCAACTATAAGTAAACAGAAATGAATGACATTTCAATAAAATTACTTGATCATTTCGATTTGGACTTTCGTCATCTAAAGCGATATCATAACAGGTCCTAGGTAGATGTGAAGACCAGAAATTTCCCCACTCCATATTGACAATCTAGTATAACATCAACATAAATGAGCATGTGAGCAAACTACTAGAAGGTCATGTGAtgggaaataataataataactaaagaTACCATGAATCCAGAGTCAGTAAGAAGTCCTTGATACTTAATAATTGCATCAGATCGCTCAACATAGCATGCATTGGTGCCATATCCAATTATCACTGCAGCAACAGTGTCTGCATCATCATAATGTCCGACAGCTAACGTGCCTACTGAGTCATTCACCTGCATAGATGGCAGAACATAAATCCCACTATTTAACTTAGGCAGCACACACGCACCACTATCTTTGATGTGCATGAAAATGAGCAGAGCAGTCAATAACAGGAGAAAAAGGATGGCTGCAAAGAATATGTTCTTATTTTCCATAAGATTCTGGAAACAACCATAAAATAGTTTCCATTGTCTATCTAATCTAAGCAGTTATCCAAATTTCCATGGTTTCAAATGCACTTAGCACACTTTTGttttaagaaaaatcatgattctccACATTTTACTTATCTGACAATTATCAAATTTATCTATCTTGGTTTGTGTATAGTTGCATATATTATCTCTGGAGTTGATTTCTCTCATCTTTAGGTCAAGACTACAAGCCATTAGAGATTTTTTCTGGGAGCCAATAAAAGCCATCAAATTGCCATAAATTGAAGTTGTGTGGAAAATGTCATAACTATATCTATTACAAACcatggaagagaagagaaggatgtGTTAGAATCTGCTATTAGTGACCATAACAATAAATTGACATCTTTGTAACAAAAATGTAAATTATAAGCTGCTTTCCTACTGAGATTTCACAGAACATAATTGGTAAGAAGCTTCTTTTCCGAAAAGGATCACAAAGAGTGTCCAGAACGAGTACTTATGGCAAAAAAGCTGACAAATATGCCGTAAGTACCTGAGCTTGTCATAAAAATCTAACCTTACGATTGACGAACTAGAAATTCCTATGGAATAATCAGTTATCAATGTATTTATTTCATCTTCTGAACCTTAAATAGTTTATCTTAATTTTCACAGTAAAGGCAGTATCACCACAGCAACAGATCCCTTTTCAAAGTCATAGGCAATAAGGCAAATATTGCATATCCAAGAACTTGTAAGCCAAGAAGAAATTTAAGGTTCATATCTCTATACCACAGTAACTGAGATCTATTCCAGCCACAATAGAAAAGGTTTCAAAAGAACACTAGAATTAAGGTAATACTACAACAAGATAAAAATTGGATTACATTTGGTGAATCAGAAATGTTTATGGAACAAATACGATGAGGAAGCATTTATGCAACCATGACCAAGTAAAAACTAAACATATGGAAAATTAGCAATGAACCTAACGAGTCAAAACTATGGCACTAGATGGCCAATTATTGTCTTTTTTACCACAATCAAGGAATGTGACAATTCTTCTCACCCAACATCATGTTCTTTGAAACCAATAATTACTTGTAAGTTACATAatagattcttataaatgccagtTGTTCAATCACTCCACCAACTCCTCCAAATTCTTGGTCACAATTTCCAAGAGTATGCCATGTTTTGTGTCTGGATACAAGTACAGGGTTTGCCACCTGGCTGTGCTTATTTTGCTAGGTTGCAGTGTGTAATGAATAATTTACTTAAGCTGCTTACTGTATTAGGTGACAATTTATGGTTTTACAAACTAGCAAATTATGTTTTCAATTGGTTCTGAAAAAATAGGTGGCAGAAGAGTTGAAAGTTCTGAACTTCTTAATAGTTTAAATTGTTCAGAATTTTTGCCTTTAATTTTCTGAAGGATTTGAAAGTAGAATGTCCAGTATAGATTTTTTTCATCTTAAATTAATTTAGATCTATAAGATTAAAGCATTTATGGGATCAGCTATAGGTACAGTGATCCTAATTAAGATTAAAAATATCAGGACATTTCTCCTGAGGATTTAAATTTTACTTTTGGGCGAAATCCTCAAGCCCTCAGTTCTTGATAATTGTAATAAGGCAACTATAGGTATTATGCCCACATCCCTCTGCATCCTGCTATACTAGAAAATGAAAGGTGGGAAGAGAGGATGCCAAAGAAGCATAGACGAGTGTGTGCTCgtttttccttcctttttcttttgttgagATTGGTTTTATGGAGAGTGTCTTTTATATTTCTTTGCTGTCTTGCTTCCTAGTTCTGGTAAAATGATGGACTTGTTACTAAAAGGCCACAGCATAAACTACTTCGATGACTGACTGTTACTCGTGCAGATGGAACTTGAATCCTTGATACTAGTAGCTATAACGATTTTAGCATCACAGTCAATTAAAGAATCTGTAACTTTGAAGGCCGTGATTTTCAAAATAGGAAGTTCTAAATCTTTTCGAAACAGATTGCTCAAATTTAGAGTAACGTTTTGGATGTTTGGCCAAATCAGTCCCTTAAGCTCCATTATTACAGAGATCTCATGGGCTTTATCTTTGAAATCTCCGCTCAAGAATTTTCATCTTTGAAATTCTATCACCAAAATAGCTAATCCAAATCCTACCCTCTAAATCAGCCAAAAATCTAttacaacaataataacaaaaccGTAAGTCCCTATTATTTAGGGTTAGCTACATGATTTTTTTGTCaccattgagatatgtaaaaagtcatatttaattaagttcagagtacttaaatttttatttatattttctattatagTGTTTTTAGATTTTCCTTTACCTCTCctcgtaccactaacattaattatttcacctcttctaACTACCACATTTGAAAACCTTTAAAATTAGCTAAAAGTCTTAAGTGTCAAAATCTAATTCTCTATAAGATCAAAAGGATTTGAGTCAATCACGCTAAAAAATCTACCTTCCAAATCAGATCCTGTAAACCACACCCTCTAAATCCTAGGATTCAGATCAAGGGGTATCCACAGAATtccatattataaaattataaatcatcACCCATATATCATGTGCCCAAAATTTCCCTAGCtaaacaaaaatatttatcctTACATGGAACATGGAGAAATTCCAACTTCGACTTTGGATCCCTAGTTGTATCTTATGGAGTCTTGAGATTTCAAATCCCCATAGCAAAGCCTCAAAGTACTA from Musa acuminata AAA Group cultivar baxijiao chromosome BXJ2-11, Cavendish_Baxijiao_AAA, whole genome shotgun sequence encodes:
- the LOC135582005 gene encoding hexokinase-3-like isoform X4; translation: MGRVGLGVAVGCAVVTCAIAAALVGRRARSWWRWARVVGVVGQFEEDCATPVWKLRQVVDAMVVEMHAGLASDGGSKLKMLLTFVDTLPDGNEDGVYYALDLRGTSCRVLKVQLGGSGSKIINHKVEQQRIPEELVSSTSEVNDSVGTLAVGHYDDADTVAAVIIGYGTNACYVERSDAIIKYQGLLTDSGFMIVNMEWGNFWSSHLPRTCYDIALDDESPNRNDQGYEKMISGMYLGEIVRRVLHRIAEVSDIFGDSAHHLSVPFILRTPLMATMHEDDSPDLREVGRILEESLQTTGLSLKAKMIVVRVCDVVTRRAARLAAAGIIGILKKIGRDGSGGVASGRTKGKPRRTVVAIERGLYTNYSMFRVYMNEAITDILGQEIAQNVVLRVSEDGAGIGAALLAAAYSSKR
- the LOC135582005 gene encoding hexokinase-3-like isoform X3; translation: MGRVGLGVAVGCAVVTCAIAAALVGRRARSWWRWARVVGVVGQFEEDCATPVWKLRQVVDAMVVEMHAGLASDGGSKLKMLLTFVDTLPDGNEDGVYYALDLRGTSCRVLKVQLGGSGSKIINHKVEQQRIPEELVSSTSEVGKDVSQCLEEAMSKNGLHMQVAALVNDSVGTLAVGHYDDADTVAAVIIGYGTNACYVERSDAIIKYQGLLTDSGFMIVNMEWGNFWSSHLPRTCYDIALDDESPNRNDQGYEKMISGMYLGEIVRRVLHRIAEVSDIFGDSAHHLSVPFILRTPLMATMHEDDSPDLREVGRILEESLQTTGLSLKAKMIVVRVCDVVTRRAARLAAAGIIGILKKIGRDGSGGVASGRTKGKPRRTVVAIERGLYTNYSMFRVYMNEAITDILGQEIAQNVVLRVSEDGAGIGAALLAAAYSSKR
- the LOC135582005 gene encoding hexokinase-3-like isoform X2, coding for MGRVGLGVAVGCAVVTCAIAAALVGRRARSWWRWARVVGVVGQFEEDCATPVWKLRQVVDAMVVEMHAGLASDGGSKLKMLLTFVDTLPDGNEDGVYYALDLRGTSCRVLKVQLGGSGSKIINHKVEQQRIPEELVSSTSEELFDFIALTLKEFIEREENGQVPGSKKELGFTFSFPIRQLSVSSGVLIKWTNGFTSEDVVNDSVGTLAVGHYDDADTVAAVIIGYGTNACYVERSDAIIKYQGLLTDSGFMIVNMEWGNFWSSHLPRTCYDIALDDESPNRNDQGYEKMISGMYLGEIVRRVLHRIAEVSDIFGDSAHHLSVPFILRTPLMATMHEDDSPDLREVGRILEESLQTTGLSLKAKMIVVRVCDVVTRRAARLAAAGIIGILKKIGRDGSGGVASGRTKGKPRRTVVAIERGLYTNYSMFRVYMNEAITDILGQEIAQNVVLRVSEDGAGIGAALLAAAYSSKR
- the LOC135582005 gene encoding hexokinase-3-like isoform X1, whose protein sequence is MGRVGLGVAVGCAVVTCAIAAALVGRRARSWWRWARVVGVVGQFEEDCATPVWKLRQVVDAMVVEMHAGLASDGGSKLKMLLTFVDTLPDGNEDGVYYALDLRGTSCRVLKVQLGGSGSKIINHKVEQQRIPEELVSSTSEELFDFIALTLKEFIEREENGQVPGSKKELGFTFSFPIRQLSVSSGVLIKWTNGFTSEDVVGKDVSQCLEEAMSKNGLHMQVAALVNDSVGTLAVGHYDDADTVAAVIIGYGTNACYVERSDAIIKYQGLLTDSGFMIVNMEWGNFWSSHLPRTCYDIALDDESPNRNDQGYEKMISGMYLGEIVRRVLHRIAEVSDIFGDSAHHLSVPFILRTPLMATMHEDDSPDLREVGRILEESLQTTGLSLKAKMIVVRVCDVVTRRAARLAAAGIIGILKKIGRDGSGGVASGRTKGKPRRTVVAIERGLYTNYSMFRVYMNEAITDILGQEIAQNVVLRVSEDGAGIGAALLAAAYSSKR